Genomic window (Streptomyces sp. SLBN-31):
GTCGTCCAGATATATCGGGTCGGGCAACAGGTCGGTCGGCAGTACGAAGTAGAGGACGGCCCCCCAGAAAACCCAGCGCGGCCCGGTCGGCAGACCGGCTCTGCTCAGATCGCGCCGCGTCCGCACCAGGCGGACCAGCACGGCGACGGCCGCCGCGAGCACGAGTGCCGCGAGGACCG
Coding sequences:
- a CDS encoding YkvA family protein; this encodes MDTTTTVIVIAAVLAALVLAAAVAVLVRLVRTRRDLSRAGLPTGPRWVFWGAVLYFVLPTDLLPDPIYLDDIGVLLLALHNLRAPLRGIYGHKSPLTTQSKETNHPFDSYK